GACTACACAGATGGTGAAGAATACGAGAACGGTCATCAGCATGAGCTCGAGGGCGTTGATGAGGTGGAAGTAGAACAGTAAAGAGATAATGAAGCTGGTTTAGGCATTTCGAACGCACATAAGGGATAGAGGCCGCATTTTCAGGGTGTTTGATGTCGAATTTTCTAACGGCGGCGTGTAGTGTAACTGAAAAACAGATCTGAGGTTATTCTCGTTGTATCTGGAAGGCATCATCATGTATATAGAGCGGGACCTTGGCTCCCCCTTCTCGGCAAGTCGATGAGGGCGTTTGGGCTCAGCTCTATCTTTGTTAAGACGAGATACGGCTGTATTGGAGAGATGAGGGTACGAAGCGAATTCGAGGTTATTTTGTTCACTTGCTTTGGTGTCTAATATTATTTGTGATTATGACTGTTTGAAGACGTTGAAAAAGTCAACTCTGATGCAACTATCGAGACTTTTAGCCCCTTTAGTCGCATGCACAGTCCGCGTAGCTGCAATTCAGAAATGCACCCAAATTATACAGCCCGTCAATCTCTGCATCAATAAacgacaaaaacaaaagttTACCAAAATGGCCGAACGAAAATCACCtaatatcatcatcacggGCACGCCCGGTGTCGGAAAGACGACTCATTGCGAGAGTCTCGCTGAACGAACTGGCCTTCGTCACCTCTCAGTCAACCAGGTTGTGAAGGACAAGGAGTGCCATGAAGGATACAGCGATGAGTTCCACAGCTGGATCGTAGATGAAGACAAGGTAGGTCATTTGTTACTTTTCTGTTTCGAACAGATTCAGGATTTATGAGTTACTTTCATGAGAAATAAAAACACAAGCTAACATTATCACAGTTGCTTGATGCTATTGAGgacgatgtcaaggctggtggaTGCATCATTGACTGGCACGCATGTGATCTTTTCCCCGAGAGCTGGATAGATCTAGTCGTGGTTCTACGAGTTGACTCTTCGACGCTCTATGACCGTCTCAAAGCAAGGTACGTGGTTATCATAAGGCTCTTTCCCAGGgcttgagaaagaagaaacgaacTCTAGCTAATCACTGTTTTTTTACCTGTAGAAACTACCCTGAgtccaagcttcaagagaACCTTGACTCAGAAATCATGGAAGTTCTCCTCCAAGAGGCACATGAGGCATTCGACCAACAAATTGTCATCGAGTTGACAAGCAACAATTCTGATGAGATGGACACAAACGTTGATCGCATAGTTGCCTGGCTCGACCAatggaagaaggacaacaGCGAGTAAGAGAGTTCTTCCAAAGGCAAAATTTGAGGGGAGAATAAATTCACTCCAGGGGTTTAAGGCCTGGACTACGGTTACGGCATGGATGGGTTGGTGAAAATAGATTTTTTGATACAAGCCTAGGGCAGGCTACTCACGTTATGAATTGACATGAATCGTTTAACAAGGTTCATACCGGACAAGTGCATATTTTGTCACACAGTGGGGTGTGGCCCATTGATCGGCTTGGTGACTTTCAGCTTCTAACTATCGCTATCTCTTTTTGACTATCGTGCCTTTTCTCTTGAGTGAAATTTATTACATTACTCACCTCCGGTTCTAGACTACTCAACACTTCAAAATGACGGTTCACAAAGTCAACTTCATCACCGGCAACGCCAACAAGTTGaccgaggtcaaggccatcctTGAGCCTGAGATCGAGGTTCTCAGCCAGCCCATAGATCTCGAGGAGATGCAGGGCACGCTTGAGGAGGTCACAGAGTCAAAGTGCCGCAGGGCAGCCGAGTTGGTATGGATGTGTTTATTCTACAACCTCTagagagaagaaaatgaaTACTTGGCTAATAACTAATGTACAGGTGAAAGGTCCAGTACTGGTTGAAGATACAGCTCTATGCTACAATGCCCTCAAAGGTCTTCCCGGTGTCTACATGTAAGCTAAAATCGCTGAGTAAATATTCAAAATGCTAATGGCCAAAAAAAGTAAGTGGTTCATGACTTCGATTGGTCACGAGGGCTTGAACAACCTGTTGGCTGCTTACACTGACAAGTCTGCTGAAGCCGTCTGCACTTTCGGTTACTGTGCTGGACCCGGCGAGAAGGTTATCCTTTTCCAGGGCCGATGTCCCGTATGATATCTTCAAGTTCTGCTGCCATGACTACGCTGACCGTTTTTACAGGGCAAGATTGTGCCTGCCCGAGGACCACCTGCTTTCGGATGGGATGCCGTCTTTGAGTACGAAGGTCAAACGTACGTAGAACTCAACAATGGATGCAGTCCTCCGCTGACCCTTACAGATTCGCCGAAATGGTCAAGAcagagaagaacaagatctcTCATCGAGGCCGCGCGCTGGCCAAGCTTCAGGCTTGGTTCAAGGACCAGCAGTAAACCGGTCTTACAAACGAATTATGCTACAGAAGCATATCTTGTGAGACTATACGCACATAAGCATGAAGTACGGGATAAATACAAGGACGAGGCAACTTACTAGAGCACTTCATATTGGTTGTGTTTACGAAAGTAGTACGAACCGCGACGATATGGCTTCACAAGTCCGTCGATGGAAGAGGGTTTCGGTCGAACTTCTTTCCCGACGAGGTTTTTAATCTTTGTAGAATCGTGAAAGCTGGGATCGAATACCAAGAGGTTTGTGTGGCCGTCCATCTGCTTCTCGAACCCGACGATTGTCAAAGAATGTCCTGTTCCAATTGATTAGCACCTGTCTTCCTTGCACGCGGCTCTAGATATCTTACCTGGGTGCTGGAGATAGATCGGTGGCAAGTCGGTGCGATGGATTCTATCCTCGACACTGGTGACGCCTCCTTGAAAGTATCTCTCGATAGCCTCAAATAGACGTTGTTTGGACCTGCCGCGCTCTGGATCCTTAAATGCTTGAACCGAGCAACTTTTTATGGTTAGCTGTATTTCCAGCATCAGACGAAGTGTAGTTCCAACTTACGGGATTTTCAGGTTGAGAAATACAGCTTGGGCCTGTTCTTTGTAAACCGATTGCCTCGATCGATGTAATGACTGGGGATATATACCTCTGGTGTGCCAATATACTTTCGTGTCCCTTTGACACCTCCTGTTTCTGCTCTGCCCTGAGCATTAAAACCGTTGTCCCAAGCGTTCTCGATCAGGTCCTGGATCTGGAATATGCTAGGAAAGCTGCTCCCAAAGTGATTTGAACCTTCGCTCTGAGCAGAGATGATGTATGATGTGAGCATCTGAATGTTTCGATAACCACAAAAACCGCCTAAGCTTGTCAGTGACTCTGCAAGTCGTGTATGTAGTCATTGATGGTAGAAATTCACCTTCTTGCTTTAGTTTGGAAACGTGCTGCACAGCAGGCTGGCAGAGATAGGCATATTGGGTTGTGGGGCTCTGTTCGAGGAGTTGACTTAGAACAGGCAAAACATCTGTAGTCCTTATCAGAtattgttcttgagctttATGGAGGTATACTCACCGTTATTAACAACCTGACcctgatcttgaagaagagtTATGAGCCACGGGGGCATTTTCTTTTCATGTGCGAATCTACCAAGCTCGGATCTCTAAAGCAGAGTTAGTTCACTGACGCAGAATCATATATCACGGATTCACATACCCCCAGCTGACCAGACTTTAGACGTCGTTCTCCATTCGTGGTCCGAGATGAAGAGCCTCTATCAGGACTCTTGCTTACGCCAGCATCTTCcctcttggtcttgtggCGAGTGCGactactgctgctgctgctactatCCTGCATGTGGCTCGACCTGCTATTTCCTATGAACAAATCTTTCCACGCCTGGATAGTACTagctttcttgttcttgcgaGAGTTCTTTCTAGTTGGCGTAGCCGGCTTTCGAGGTACAGATGGAGTCTGTTCAGTGGCAGGCTCAGGCCCGGGCTCAGGCGTGGCACCCTGTGCTTCAAGCTCATGGAGCTCCAGGTGGAAAGCTAGCTCATCGGGTTGGAGGATCTCACCGCACCCTTCCTCGGGGCACACCAAAGGGGCCTCATTGTCGGTGGAAGCCGACTGTCCACCGTCCGGGTGATGTCTTTCGATGTGCTGCTAGTTAAGGGGAAACATGTTAATTTCAACCCAAGGAAGTCAGCTGTTAGAGGATCGGCGAAGACACACTATAATGGTTTCGTTTTCTCCTTGCTCCGGCTTGAAGCCACAGAAGGGACAAGGATCTGGCACGGGCATTGGGAGGACTGTCTTATCCAGAACGCGTATGAATGGACACAGATAATGAGAATGAGTGGGAAGGAACGAGAGCAGAAACGAGGATTTCAAAAAATGTCTACAATTTTATGTGTGCGCGATTGTTATCGTAGTCTTTGTGTGTTTAACGACGAAGAGTCAGTGCAATGtagagaacaaagaacaaagaagatgcTGCCGTTAGGCTTGGACGCGGTGAGATGTCAAAGTTGAGGCTGTGAATGGTGGCACACGTACGCGCACTTTCCTCAGCTAAGGCCTTACAAGGTCTGATCCGAATAAGAGAGATGAACtgcccaagaacaacaaaTCACCCAGCAATGGTTACTATCACTGAGTTGTCTATACACTATTTAGTCCATCAAACTCATCACCGCCAACTGACAAAACCACATGGCTCAACCAGAATCTATCTAGTCTAGTGCCTAGACAGACAGCTGGCGGATCTTTTCACAGGTACAGACTGGTATTGTCCCTGTCCCTACCGGATGTTACCCTGTCGCACACGCCTGGGTCAACTAACGCACCTCCGATAGCGGGGCCATCCGAATAGAGTCAAGGCCATTTTCCAGTTTAGATCGTGCATTTACTTTCACATGATGAACCAGTGTTGAGTGACGCATCGCAGTGCAGACCGCCCAGGACAAAAATCTACAGCTACTGTCCCTGCACACAGACTAAAGCACCTACTAATATAGGCAAGAAACAAGGCATCGCAAATTGTTGGGAACCAATTACTTTTAGCGAGCTGTCAATCGGAcctggactgggctgggaTGGGCTGGCACCGAGAGGCTGGTGCCTCTAGATTCATTCTAGAAACCATGCCCAGGTACGTATCGGTAGTTGCACATCTCTCTATCCTTGCAAGTGTGTCTACCATTTTGCGCCAAGGTCAAACATGTCAGTCAGTAGTCAGTCATTCGAGGCTGGTCATGAATCAGTACATGCACCAGAGCACGAGTCAGACAACGAAACgacaaagagagagagacacAGAAATTTTCTAAAGAGTAAACCCGAAACCCTGACCCATTGATTTGAACCATATATACCTACTCTAGTTGCAAAGGCAAGCAAAACGtgaaagcaaagcaaagtaaagcaaagcaaagcaaggaTCCAAGCTGTACATTGTACTGTACTGTGCGTAACCACTTGCAGCAACGGAGAATTTAACCAAAAGAGGGTGCTCATTTGCACATGGCATAGCATAGCCCGTGTCCTGTCATGTCCTGTCGTATCCTGTCTGTGTCTGCCCTGTTCCCCCGACCCAAAATCGCCTTGTGCCCCTGTAACCTCGTGGAACGAAAAGGTCTCGGTCTTTGTCTGGCGCTGGCTGGATTGGACTGAGCTGCACTTGACTTGTGGACCGCCCCGCGGCCCCGAATCAAGTCAACCATTGTCATCGTGATGATCTGGCAGAGTGTGTCTGTGGTATGCGATTCCTCTTTACATCAGAATGCAGTTGCTCTTGGCTGGTGCCTCGCCGGGGTTCTGCGACTTCTCAATCTGTCCGATCAGGAGCTCAAAGGCCTTGCCAACGTTCTCGTTGTATCGTGCGCTCGCCTCGGTCCAGCCGCATTGTATCTTTTCGGAGAGCTTCTGTCCATCTTCGGGGGTGACCTGTCGTTGCTCGGGTCGCAAGTCGCTCTTGTTGCCGACAATGCAGATAGGAACGGAGTCAGTGCCCTAGACGACAAAGATTTGTGGTTAGCTTGTCTGGGTATACCTTGCCCGCATAAGCGAAAGCACTCACCAGGTGGTTAAGAATCTTCTCGCGGATGACCTGCACCATTTCGAAGGATGGCAGCGACGACACTGAGTAGACGAGCATGTAGCCATGGATGCCGATAAAGTGCTTGGAGTTGAGAATGCTGTACTCGTCCTGGCCTGCTGTGTCGACGATCTCGGTTGAGTAGTCCTGTCCCTTGTACTTGATCATTTTGCTGAAAGTGTTTTCGATCGTGGGGTAGTAGCTGTCGACAAAGTGCCCGTCGACGAATCGTACCGCTAGAGACGACTTGCCTATTGATTCATCCCGTCAGCGAATTGAACCATCAGAGTAGATGATTAGTAGACTAGATTAACTCACCGACGGAGCGGCTGCCGACAATAGCGACCTTTCTTTGCTTGGGAGAAGGCATGGTGCAACAGCGTCGAGTTGTagttgaaggaggaagtGAAACAAAGGTTTAAACTGCTGTCTTGATTGTTGAACGTCGTGTGATCATAAACGTCTAATGTTTGGGGTAACACAGAAAGTCAGACCAACAGCGGGAGTTGACAAAAAACAAGATGAGCATGAATTAGTTAAAAACGAGTGCTGTTGATGACGATGTGGAAAGAGAATGCGAAGAGTgtatgatggatgggatgttgttgtaACTGAAAAAAGACCTCCACTGGGACTTTAGCAACTACAGCTAGTCCAGTTGATAGCCAAGGCCCCAAGAGTGACGGAACTTGGTGAAAGTCATCCATTCCTAGAACCCCAAGGGATCCAATCCAGTCCAATAGCACGACACACCCCCCACCGGATCTGCTTCCCCCCCTTCAAgacccaagaccaagacgagCCCCTCCCCCTCCCTTTTACATCATACCCTTTTTAGGTGTGACGCGTGTGAACTTTTGGCCCTCTTCACAGTTACAATGCATAAAATATACATATGCACTCGGGAAGCTTTACCCGTCCCTCCGGATGTGCGGGTATATCTTACCCGAATATTGACACACAGAGATATCAGTATTAATACTGCATGCAACTGCAAACCTGAGCTGAGTCGAGTCTTGTCTATTAAGATAGCGATTTTGATTTCATTTGGATCCTTCTTgtctaggtaggtagtatgAAGCAACCGTCCAAGTGGCAAAGCCTGCTGTACAGTACAAGCATCGGCCCAGCCATATCCTATGATATAGGTAGCTGAGCTAAAAGTGTCGTATTCAGAACATTGCTCCCCAAGCTCTCATCCCCTATCCATGTCTCCGTCTAGTCCATTAATGTCGTTGCCGTCGTTGTAAGTCATTGACAAGTCTTTCGAGCTCAGTCACCCTGTTATCCACCTCTCTATGCATGTCGATAAACTCCTTTATCGACCCAATAAGGCCTGCAAGCCCTTCACTTCCTGCCTGCTCTACAAATCGTTGCCGGGCTGTGTCTACCAGAGACAGATAGCCTagcaagatggaaagataGCCGAATGCCACACCGAGCTTTGCTACGCTTGGCTTTAAGTTTTCTTCTGAAGCAGCCTTCAACACATATATTAGTGGTGAATCCATCAAAATCAATGGGTTGTGTGGTTTTACCTTTTGCACCAGAGCCTGGTTCTGCAAGTATACTGCCACCAGGCCATCCAGTTCCCCGCCGGCCATGTTCTTTCGTGCAGGTTCACAACGCTCTAGGATATTGATCCCCATGCCAAGTACAAGCAAAAGCACATCATAGGTTTCTTCCTTTAGACGCTGGTTGCTCATAGTGTCCATGGCCGATCTGAATACTGAGATGATAGCTTTTGAAAGACTTGATAGTAGAAGCCTGTCGCTAAAGGCTGATGCTCCGTGTTTAGTGTTGGTCATATTGATCGACAGCTTGAGGGTCGCTGTCTCGACATCGCCAGGCTTTTCTGGCCATTGCTGTAAACTGTTTTCTAGTATACGAGCCACATAGTGCCTCTGCTGCGCAAACCAAGGGATCTCATTCTCGTCGTTCATTGCCAGCCCCGACTGTGATTCCAAAATTGATACCACAAGAGCAAATGTCGGGTCAGTTCTTGGATTTGCGCTCACACAGTTTCCAATAACGATCTCAAGATCGTTTTCAACGTCCTTGACAACCACTGATGAATGTGTCGCATCGATTTGTTGGCATACAATGTTTAGTAATTGAAGCGCAAGCGTCTGTGGCGAGAGCTCCTCAGGGCGCCGCCCATGCCAAATGTCCAACTTTGTGAGACTCTTTTTCACGTCGTTGAGTGAGTTTCTAgttgtcttggaaagcctCATCTTGCCTGCAGCAATCTCATCGACGTCTTCGGGTACCCGCAGAAGTACACTGAGCATCTCCCCAAGCCCGTGATTGATGAGCTGCTGTAGCAAGTGGGCTGTAGGGTTGAAGTCGAGAAATGTGACGAGAACGGCAGACAGGGCGAATCCGCTTATCACGTCCTTTTCCTGTCCAATATTGGCGGCAACCTTATCGCGTGTCGCGTGATCCCGAAATTGGCTGATGAATTCTTTGCGCTGTAACTTCTGGGAAAGTTCCAACAACGCGCTCCTCCTCAGGGAAGATGGAGTGCTGCTCGGGGTTCCTATCCGGGCAAGCAGgtcctccatctcatcgGCGAAGCGGTTGTTGGCCCCAGCTCGCCGTAGCTCATGCACGCTCTTAATTGCAGGTCGAAtgtcgtcatcgtccatatcgtcgtcgtccatggCGAAAGGATCCGGGTTGATAGGTGGGGGTGTAGCCAAAAGCGCatcgagctcttcttctctagTGGGCATTGTAATCCCCTGGCTGGGCTCGCTGAGTTTTGAAGATGACTCGCTCAGAATTGACCGTGACTGGCCGTAGGTATATTTGACTCGTCGCCCTTTGAGTGCCACTGTGGGACGATTTCTCTGCCAACTTGTGGAATCCTGTGAATGGTTTTGAGAGTTTTGCGATTGCGACTGTGATTGTGATTGGGATTGCGATTGCGACTGTTGAGAAGTCGTTTCAGCCTCGGTGCCTGTACCACTGTTCGAACGTGAGAGAGTCCTGACTccctctttttcttggtcCGAATCTTCCGAATCTGTTTCTGCTCGTTGAGCCGCCAAAGCATCGATCAATCGTGGACGCCGCTTCTTTGGTCTGGGCGGCTCATCGTCGCGATAGCTGAATGCAGGCGGCGCAGGTTTTGAGCTGACCTCAATAGTTGAAGCGTCAGACTTGCTTCGTGACAGAGGCCGAGATTGCGcaatcttgtctttgggGCTCTTTTTTGTGATCGGTGAGCGGCGAGGGGCTGCTGCAGGTTTCCCGTCGTTCTTCGAGGTTCCTCCCAATGGTCGTCGCGGCAGTGTAGTGGTGGGATTCGATTGTTTTTGAATGATAGATGGTGGTTCCTCGCTGATCATTTCGGAAAGCGCAGCTTGTGGGCGTTTCCGTTTTCTTGTGTCCGTCGCATCGCGTGCCTCTGTTTTGCGCTCTGCTCCAGTTCTTGTAGAGGTTGGATCATCGGATCGACTGTCATCAGGTGACCGGGTTGATGGATCTGATGCTGATCTTGGTAAAGATGGCTTCGATGGCTTTGTGGCAGATTCTGTTGCGGTTGGCATAGAGAATGTATCGGCGGTTCGGAGGGGTATCGCGTCGCGCATGAAGCGCTTGCGCAAAGGTTTGCCATACGTCACGGTCTTTCGCGGCATAGGCGCAGCTGTTCCATTTCGCGATGCCATGGCGGGCTTTGTTTGGGTATTGTGAGGAGGACGCGAGGTTAGGGTTGGGTCGGGTCAGGTTATGTGAAGAGCCCTATGACATGCGGCAGGTCAATGTATGATGCCGATGTACCTGTAGCGgctcaaggttgatggtAGCTGCTGCTTGAACCCTCCCTCCTCTTTGAGTGAAAGGTGACAGGCATGCAGCACGTTGCTACAGACTGCAGGCGCGAAGGAATTGAAAGAGATGAAATGAGGAGACCTGAATAAcggaaagaaggatgaatAGTTATGAATTCGGGGTCTTGTGTTAGTGATTCACAGAGGGTTTCCAATGCGGGCAGGTTTAGTGCGCCCTTTGCGAAAGCTTAGGTGACTTTGATAACAAAGATGATGCTAAAAAAGAGCTGCATCTGAAACGAAATAaatacaacaacaaatgTTAATTGGTTAAACTTTTGTTACACAACAGAACCCATCTGTCACCTCTGAGAAAAGCAACGACATTGCATCAATTGCTCTCTTGCATCATCTCCACTGCCATCTATTTACTAACATACTCTAAACCAAACTTAACATCAACCCTTGCAAACACTGGCGGTCTCCTCCGATATTGTTCATGCTTGTAGGGTAGGGTCTTTCCCCGCTGCTGGCGCTGCTGGCCGATTGACATCCCCGTTTTGCGCATACATATATGCATGTGGCTTCGTTAAAGGGAGCTACCTACTGTCTTGGGTAAAGCTACGGATTCTCTTATCCTTGGGGCCTCTTATTGATAGCAAGCTAAGACTAAAGATCCTCTCTTACGCATTCAATCTTGTACACGACTATTCGTATCGGGGTCCAACTGCCAGCTACAGCTTTGATTCGATTGTGCTCCGCTTGCCCACTCATAAATATTTCAAACTTGAACCCCCCCCGCCATCAATCAATCGACCCATCACCATAACTCTCCTCCCAAACAACATACCTAACTAACTAGCAAACATGGCGGACAAGATCCAAGATTCTCACACGACACCCGTCGGCCCTGCATACCGTACTCACCAGCAGAAGCCCAGTGCCACCGTCTCTGTCGACGTCAACCTAGACAATGTTCATGTTCTGCCCCAGACCCCTCAGCTCATTGCCCTACTGTCGTATGTCCACTTCCCTAATCGGGTGCCTGCACCTTAAGCCATGTCGTGGAGCTGAGAATGTCCAGGATGATCCGTAGCAAAGAGACGGAGCGAGCAGACTTTATTTTCTACTCCAACCGAATTATTCgtcttcttgtcgaggaaggTCTTAACCATTTGCCTGTCATTGAGCATACTGTCACTACGCCTATCGGTCGTACCTACAATGGTCTCATGTTCCAGGGCAAGATTTGCGGCGTGTCTATCATGAGAGCTGGCGAGGCCATGGAGCAGGGTCTCCGCGACTGCTGCCGCTCTGTTCGTATCGGAAAGATCTTGATTCAGCGTGACGAGGAAACTGCCCAGCCTAAGCTTTTCTACGATAAGTTGCCCGAGGACATTGCTGACCGATGGGTGCTTCTCCTGGATCCCATGTTTGCTACCGGTATGACAACTTCCCGTCATGTTCCACAGACTGCACGTGTCGCAATTCGTCTAACGCAATCGTACAGGTGGCTCCGCAACCATGGCTGTCCAAGTTCTCAAGGCCCGAGGTGTGCCTGAGGAGCACATTCTGTTCCTCAACTTGATTGCAAGCCCCGAAGGTGTCAAGAACTTTTCTGCCAAGTTCCCTCGCTTGAGGGTCGTGACTGCTTTCATCGACGAGGTTCGTCATCTTGCCTGCCTGTACCACTGTAAGCCTTTGACTAACCGACTTTCTCCAGGGcctcgacgagaagaagtaTGGAAATTCATTTCACGTTATACGTATGCTGACCATTCAACAGCTATATCGTTCCTGGGCTGGGAGACTTTGGAGACAGATTCTACACCATCTAAGGGCAGAATCACGGTGGCGGTCATATATCATATCGAATCGCAAGCGCAAGGAACGGACTTGTCGAGCAAAGGACGTAGCAAATCTTGGTATTGTTACAGGGCGCGTAAAAGAAACGTTTAataatcatcatctccgtaTTGGTCGTCGTAGTCATCTTCGACCGCCGTTCGGTTGCCTCGTCCACCTCCTCGAGATGTGCCACCGTAGCCGGGCTCCGCGGTGTCTTCCTTGGCGACGGCATCTGGTAGAAAATTagtcgttgttgatggaatCGCGTGTGTAATGTTGTAGACATACCGGCCGCGTCAACCCATTCACCATAGACGTCAACCGCAGCGGAGAGGTCTGTCGCGACGTTAGTAAAGCGATGCGCCTGGCGTAAAAGATATTGGTTGTTGGGGCCGTACAGTTCACTGCGCACTGGAATTTTTGACCGCAAACACGGCAGTCGAGTTGACCGACGCCAGCTTTCTTATCGAGCTTTACCGAGACTGAGTTTTCATGATTGCAGAAGAGGCATGCGAAAGTGGTGGGAAGGGGATCTTTCTGGAATTAGTGTGAGCGCCAAAAGTTCTTGAggggaggatgagaaggggGTTATAAGGATGCGACGGACCTTCTTGGGCCCCATGGGCTTGCTTGAGGACTTGCGCTTGCccatgatgtgatgtgtATTTCGCGATTCGTGCGCGACGGTAGTGTGGAAcgaaaggaaggaaacgaAACGGAACGAAGCGATGGAATGCCAAATGATGGCTGGCAGTGGATAGGATTTGCTGATGTCAAGCTTTAACTTAGGTAACTTAACTTGGGACAAGGTTCCAGTTCAAGTCGGGTCAGGGATGATAATGCGTTATCTTATCAGTTCAGCGCAGCGCAGTTCACGGTGACTCTTTCATTTTTCGGTTTTGGTTGCACGTGCTCTCGCTCTCAAAAAACATCTTTGTTAGTGCACAAGCGCGCGGCAGTTTGGACGGTAGGTGTGTCCATAGGCGACGTGGTGTGTGTAGTGCAGGGAACTAGGCGGGCATTAAGCGGTTTTTGGGTGTTGGAAAAGCTGCCCACTGACAGACTGCGGGACGAAATTAACAGGTAAGCTCACATTACCTGAAGCCGTATCTTACGCCATTTATTTTTGATAGCCAAAATTTGGAGGCCAGCTTTTCTGTCACTCATTAGAGCGGCAAAGGAACCGACTGCCCCGCCCCCGCCTCCCGGCGACCTCCGGAGGTCAACACTTTGAACGCCGGTTTCCGTGAAGTCAAGTGAAAGAGGAGATAGCAGATGATGTATCTCTGATTGCCATGCATTAGTATGTTTGAATACAATGGgatttttgtttctattctACAGCAAACATCATATACACTGATACAGGACAAAACTTGACAATAGTCATGCCATACAAGTTAGACGGTGAGAGAGAGGTCAAACAGAAGCAACAACTATTATCTTAGGCTTGTACCCAACAACTCAATAAGGCCTATCACGGTCTTCCTAGGTCAGTCTCACTTGGGCACCAGTGCCTCGATGCAGGGGAGTTTCCCTTCTCATATGGCGGGGTAGCGTAGCTCTACTGTTAGTTAGTGGGGAACCTATCGAGGTGAggcttggaggaggagtaagaggaggacgaggttTGCTTTGAACCTGCATCCCTCCTTATCATGTGGCCTCTTATCAGCGAATCGTCAACTATCAATTGCCTG
This is a stretch of genomic DNA from Fusarium graminearum PH-1 chromosome 4, whole genome shotgun sequence. It encodes these proteins:
- a CDS encoding hemoglobin and proliferation regulated protein HBR1 — its product is MAERKSPNIIITGTPGVGKTTHCESLAERTGLRHLSVNQVVKDKECHEGYSDEFHSWIVDEDKLLDAIEDDVKAGGCIIDWHACDLFPESWIDLVVVLRVDSSTLYDRLKARNYPESKLQENLDSEIMEVLLQEAHEAFDQQIVIELTSNNSDEMDTNVDRIVAWLDQWKKDNSE
- a CDS encoding inosine triphosphate pyrophosphatase yields the protein MTVHKVNFITGNANKLTEVKAILEPEIEVLSQPIDLEEMQGTLEEVTESKCRRAAELVKGPVLVEDTALCYNALKGLPGVYIKWFMTSIGHEGLNNLLAAYTDKSAEAVCTFGYCAGPGEKVILFQGRCPGKIVPARGPPAFGWDAVFEYEGQTFAEMVKTEKNKISHRGRALAKLQAWFKDQQ
- a CDS encoding uracil phosphoribosyltransferase, with the translated sequence MADKIQDSHTTPVGPAYRTHQQKPSATVSVDVNLDNVHVLPQTPQLIALLSMIRSKETERADFIFYSNRIIRLLVEEGLNHLPVIEHTVTTPIGRTYNGLMFQGKICGVSIMRAGEAMEQGLRDCCRSVRIGKILIQRDEETAQPKLFYDKLPEDIADRWVLLLDPMFATGMTTSRHVPQTARGSATMAVQVLKARGVPEEHILFLNLIASPEGVKNFSAKFPRLRVVTAFIDEGLDEKNYIVPGLGDFGDRFYTI